A window from Neodiprion fabricii isolate iyNeoFabr1 chromosome 2, iyNeoFabr1.1, whole genome shotgun sequence encodes these proteins:
- the LOC124176528 gene encoding DNA helicase MCM8-like isoform X5, translated as MNNRGRSWYRNKGKRKRPSEITETLGGSKKDMSNPTDSSEACSLFNPNRHNSPYHNWDLYFHNEVYTKASSTVRKIEAMQRFIMSHMDIFPVSNLENNKPYNVDIKILLKDDSFYNEWSSFKEDLTNDPKHTLNCLGMAIDQMMIETITAKEGMDDVTVSANLPIAVVRISNYGPVLSLRDLKVNSYGKLISIRGCIMRVGNIKHFAQWMEFLCVSCGSRMISRQVDGIYTLPTKCVSCNGKKFQPLLSSVHTKTVTFQVIRLQEHVGDEQDDKGRMPRIIDVDLIEDLVNTCMPGDDITVTGIIKVRGNEKNSSKGNTAANLFSLYMEAVYILNNKSQNKCAVALDLTDVDHLAVKVNCQLREIVKLTRTSEFLIGFSILLQEVYHDPNVFKLLVQSLCPSIYGHELIKAGLILSLFGGSTKSQDVRDDVHVLVVGDPGLGKSQMLQACARVAAKGIYVCGTSSTSTGLTVTLVKDASTGDVVLEPGALVLADKGTCCIDEFDKMSTQHQALLEAMEQQSVSVAKSGMVCCLPARTSILAAANPARGRYDRSKTVIENLNMKQPLLSRFDLIFILLDQPDAHLDDLLSDHVMAVHVGISNQIGDMRSNSTNSLSTGESFTSANNLRQKLSLCPTETIDPIPHRILRNYIIYARQYVKPKITPAAVEVLKDFYLKCRARNDREKITPMTPRQLAALIRLTEACFISIQEADLEL; from the exons ATGAATAATCGTGGCAGAAGTTGGTACAGAAACAAAGGAAAGCGGAAAAGACCATCTGAAATTACGGAAA CACTCGGAGGGTCGAAAAAGGACATGTCAAATCCTACAGATTCAAGCGAGGCATGCTCGCTGTTCAATCCAAATAGACACAACTCCCCATATCATAATTGGGACTTATATTTCCACAACGAAG TGTACACCAAAGCCTCGTCGACagtaagaaaaattgaagcaaTGCAAAGATTTATAATGTCCCATATGGATATATTTCCAGTTTCAAACTTGGAAAACAACAAACCTTATAATGTTGACATTAAGATCCTGCTTAAGGATGACTCGTTTTATAATGAGTGGAGTAGTTTCAAAGAGGATCTGACAAATGATCCGAAACATACGCTAAACTGCCTTGGTATGGCAATTGATCAG ATGATGATTGAAACAATCACAGCAAAAGAGGGAATGGATGATGTGACTGTCTCAGCTAACTTGCCAATAGCTGTAGTAAGAATATCCAATTATGGTCCAGTCCTCTCCCTGAGAGACCTCAAGGTAAATTCTTATG GTAAGCTAATATCCATCAGAGGATGTATTATGAGGGTTGGGAATATAAAGCATTTTGCCCAATGGATGGAGTTCTTGTGTGTATCATGCGGCAGTCGCATGATCTCGAGACAAGTTGATGGAATTTACACCTTACCAACCAAGTGCGTTTCctgtaatggaaaaaaattccaacctCTCTTGAGTTCGGTACATACAAAAACTGTAACATTTCAAGTGATAAGATTACAGGAACATGTTGGCGATGAGCAG GATGACAAAGGGAGAATGCCCCGTATTATTGATGTCGACTTGATAGAAGACTTAGTCAACACTTGTATGCCAGGAGACGATATTACCGTGACTGGAATAATTAAa GTCAGAGGAAACGAGAAGAATTCATCGAAAGGAAATACTGCCGCGAACTTGTTTTCCTTATACATGGAAGCTGTTTacatattaaataataaatcgcAAAACAAATGTGCTGTTGCACTTGATCTGACTGATGTAGATCACCTTGCAGTAAAGGTCAATTGTCAGTTGCGTGAGATTGTAAAATTAACAAGGAcaagtgaatttttaattggcttttctattttgttgcAGGAAGTCTATCATGATCCAAATGTATTCAAATTACTTGTGCAATCCCTCTGTCCAAGTATTTATGGTCATGAACTCATAAAAGCTGGACTCATTCTAAGCCTGTTCGGAGGCAGCACAAAATCGCAGGATGTGCGCGATGATGTCCATGTTTTAGTTGTCGGTGACCCCGGTCTTGGAAAGTCACAAATGTTGCAAGCTTGTGCTCGTGTTGCAGCCAAAG GTATTTATGTATGTGGTACTTCTAGTACCTCGACGGGTCTAACTGTTACTCTTGTGAAAGATGCCAGTACCGGTGACGTCGTTCTTGAACCTGGAGCACTTGTTCTGGCTGATAAAGGCACCTGTTGCATAgatgaatttgataaaatgtCAACGCAACATCAA GCATTACTTGAAGCGATGGAACAACAAAGTGTCAGTGTAGCTAAATCAGGGATGGTATGTTGCCTTCCAGCTAGGACGTCAATCTTGGCAGCTGCCAATCCAGCTAGAGGACGCTATGACAGGTCCAAaactgtaattgaaaatttgaacatgAAGCAGCCTCTGCTTTCACGTTTCGATCTAATATTTATACTCTTAGACCAACCTGATGCA cATTTGGATGATTTACTCTCCGACCACGTTATGGCTGTACATGTTGGTATAAGCAACCAAATTGGAGATATGAGGTCTAACAGTACCAATTCGTTATCGACTGGTGAATCTTTCACGTCAGCAAATAACTTGAG GCAAAAATTGAGTTTATGTCCAACTGAGACCATTGACCCAATACCACATCGTATTCTTCGaaactatattatatatgctCGGCAATATGTTAAACCAAAAATAACACCTGCTGCAGTAGAAGTATTGaaggatttttatttaaaatgtcGAGCGCGAAACGACAGGGAGAAAATAACGCCCATGACACCAAGGCAATTGGCAGCACTAATCAGACTGACTGAG GCATGTTTCATATCAATCCAAGAAGCTGATCTGGAGCTCTAA